A window of Epinephelus lanceolatus isolate andai-2023 chromosome 3, ASM4190304v1, whole genome shotgun sequence genomic DNA:
tgtttacagACTGGCTGTTTTGAGCTTTGGACTAAACATTTACCTGTGTGACAATTTTGTATTTCACCCTCAGGTCTTGAAGAAGTGGGGAACAGTTGCTGCAGAgatactgcagtgtttctagtgtgttttgtctctctgaCTGGACTCATACTGTCTGTTTCTAgtgttaatttgtttgtttatacatcaaaGACAGTTACCAGACACAACTCTGAGTGGGAATCAAAGACAGACCAGTTACAGACCAGTTACAACAACAACCTGATTAAAGAAAGAGACCAGTTACAGACCAGTTACGACAACCTGATTAAAGAAAGAGACTGGTTACAGACCAGTTGCAGCAACTTGACCAAAGAAAGAGACCAGTTACAGACCAGTTGCACCAACCTGACTAAAAAGAATAACCAGTTACAGACCAGTTACAACAAGCTGGCTAAAAAAAATGGTGATCTTCAGAGAAAGCTTGAAGGTAAGCAGAGATGATATTTCTAAGGAAACTGTGGGCGACTGCTGGCTGCTGAAAAGCTGACGCTGAGCTGTGATGCTTTATATATTGCTGGAGCTGAACAGCATTGCTTGATGTCTGTGAGCTTAATTGCATTGCTGGCGTAAAAGAATACTTTGCCCACAGAATGACTGTTTGTAAATAAGTCAAGCCATGTTACCTTGAGTTCGGGTTTAATAACAGAaaaactatatgaaaacatccatttacaaactctcacacaaagcgtgcagtataatccaagtctcatttatccagtcgtatgctcagaaCTTTCCAAACATACAATTTCACTAAGAATAAAAAACCTTCAATTTTGGAGTCtgtctttgaagagagcatagacacatttcactttcagttcagttttaaacagtaaggttttagtgaaaatgcatgtttttggaaagtactgagcaccACCCTCTGTAGAGCTTTACGAATGAGGGCAGTGCATTGTCATACTAGGTGGTGATGCAGCCAGTCAGTGACATTCATTGACAGTGGAGTTTTTGATACTCCTACCATTTGTTATAGAAAGAGAATTTGTGCTAAACTAACACATGTAGAGATGATGAGATTCAGTCACAATCCATTTATAGGATCACCAGTGATCACTGTTACAATTACAAGAACGCTAATTATACACTTACAGATTAGGAAAAGGAACACTGTCATTGATAGATTAACACGATATATGATGGGAATTCTGTTTCAGGTATTGAGGCCAGTTGCAAAAACCTgactgaggagagagaggaactGAAGAAGAATCTGCATGACTTTGGTAAGTACGATGATAAAATCAGACCCTTGCTGCAATTTACAGCCTGTGAGCCTTCATATAATACAGCAGACATACAGGTTTATCAGTGATACCACCTTGGCTCTTTGTTTTGTAGCAGTGCCATCTGTAAATTCTTGTTTTTAGATGTAAAttaatctttcttttttccactaAGCTTCGGAAGGATGGATGTATTTCAGAGGTAGTTTCTACAACATTTCTTCTACTGAGAAAACCTGGGCAGACAGTAGAGATGACTGTCGTCGAAAAGGTGCAGACCTGGTGATTATCAACAGCAAAGAAGAACaggtgagggtgtgtgtgtgtgtgtgtgtacagtgccggACCTGGTACATTCGGCACCTCAGGAAAGCTTTCCCCAGTTGGCTTCATTTCTGTAACGTAAAcgatttgtgtcttttttttaaacaaggaaTTCACAAGACAATTCCAGAAGTACATGTGGATTGGCCTGACTGACTCGGAGACAGAGGGGGTGTGGAAATGGGTGGATGGGACTCCAGTGACCAAAAGGTTCACACTATTTTAAATTCTAATTGAATTAACGCCTTGTGCTTTTCTTGTTGTGTCCTCTGATAaaagtttatttgtttttgcttttatttcagCTACTGGGGTTCTGGGGAGCCTAACAATAAAGAAGATGAAGACTGTGCTGAAATAAAGTATCATGATAAGGAAAGCAGCTGGAATGATGGAAAGTGTTCCCTTTTACACTTATGGATTTGTGAAAAGAAAGTCCTTCCATAACTCTGCATCCACGCCCATCAAACTCAGGACAATCAGTGCATTTCTCAATTTCAGCTGAACATTTGAGGAGATTTCACTGTTTTCCTGTTATTTTGGAGTTTCAGTGTGAACTTTGATCTTTGAAGCAACCTGAATATTCTcatgtggacacacacattatttttcaggtgtaaaaaaacagatttaaaaccTGCTCATGACTAAAAGTGGCCCATTAATATACATAGAAACAACTGTTCTTCTAGGTTCACTGCTTTGGCTGCAGAGAATAATGAAACATGCTGTACGTTGTGCATGCTTTGATTCATTGCTGTATTAATGTCTGCTGTGTCCTGtaattgtaatttcattttctttgtgtattctttgtgttttcaaatacTTCAGAATGTCTAGACCTCTTAACCTCACACCTAGATACAAAATCCTGCAGGATACGCCAGGTGTGAAACACACCCTAGGGGGTCGGAGCCAATAGCTGCGGCAGACAAAAGAGTTTGAAAACAATGGGTAGGGGCACTGCTCCCTGCCGCAGACAGAAGGGTGTGAAACACACCGTAAGAGGCGTTCCTCAGGTATAAATGTTTAGGCTTTCCTATGTTCGGGGTTCTTTTTCGTCATTCTGACCGCTCGTGTGATGACtgaccttttctttgcaaagaaaataaaaaaccttGTCGGCCGGCAGAAGTCTCTATTTCATtattcaccagcagcagagaatttcCGCAACAGTCGGGTGTCAGACAGGATCAGATCTGGGAAATGGGTTGGCAACAGTGTATCTTGACACTATATGCAGCCATGTTCTCATGAAAGGAATGTGAGTGTTTCCTTTTAGGGTGTTTTCAAAAGAGAATTGGTGCCTCTGCTATGAATAACCCACCCCTCCACTGGTGACAAGCTTCTCACTCCATCTTTAAGGtgtctgcttttttttgttcatcATGTAAGAAATTCAGGTTTAACTCTCAACATTTAACTTGAAGAAACAGTCCTTCCTTTAAGTGAAGAGCAGTTCTCACCGTGCAGGAGGAAGTGTATGTTGGTACATTCACTGACCTCTGGTGACCACATGTTCTTACTTCTCTTTTAATGTCTATTGTCTAAATGTTGAGTAAGTGTTGTTATACTGGTTTAACATTTGCAACAATAATGCCAACAATGATAAAAACAGTGTGGGTGggcttgtttttaaatgaaatgtaaaatatgagGTCTTTCTTGGATAGTAGTGTAATTGGATGGCATACTTAAATCTGTTCTGCAGACATTACTGGGTGTAGTACAGAGCTTATTTGTTCAGGATTTAGATTCAGAAAAAGGAACTTTTTTATGATGGATATTGATGATAATGTTTATTGTGAGTATAGTCGTACAGTAAGAGATAGTATGAATCTCAAAACTTAGAAAATGTCGTCTAATTGTGATGTACTGAGATATTTCCAGCTCTGGTGCAGATGTGAGAGGGTTGAGTTGAAATAACACGTCATCACTGAAGCAGTAATAACCTCTGTATGATGAAGTTGTTTTACTCAAGACAGGaaaaacatttactttaaaatgaGGAAGTACATGAGTGCTTTGCAGTTTATGCAACATACAAAAGAAGAAGCAGATCACAGAAACCATCAGTAAGACATCCATCACACTCTGAGTGAAATATGGCCGTCTATGAAAATGCATCAGAGATCACTGTGGAGATGATGAACCTCTCTGATGCTTCAGCCAGGACTGCTGCCTCCAAGAGTCACAGTGATGAAGATGGTACCACAGTGCCCGGTGAGACAGAATTGCTATCAATGTTTGGCTGTTTGAAACATCAGAGTAACATCACAAGGTCACACAGGGTATACTGTCATTTAGAGATTTAAGAAAACATCGTCCAGAGAATCTGTGTTTGTAGGTTAAGTGTAGAAGTGGAAACGTCCTTTTAGTTTCATggtctttatttattcatttatttttatcaactCTGTGACCATTtaaacattgttgtattttcatttatttttttgaatgaATATCATGTTTACCTTTTGACTGACAGTTTACCCATTTCAAAGATGATATCTAATAATAGAATTTCAACGAGACCTTTTTGGTGTTTGACAGAAAGTCAAAAAAAGAGTCTGACAACCAGCAGTCGTCCCTTTTTAGTCTTCTTGCCTTTTTGTGGAAGTTGTGTATGGTTAGTGTTTTAAGTGCTTAGAAAGCTGTTAATCAAGtaatgcactgtgtgtgtgtgtgtgtgtgtgtgtgtgtgtgtgtgtgtgtgtgtgtgtgtgtgtgtgtgtgttttccataCACAGGAGGAAAACTGCTCAGATGTGTTGCTGTGAGCTTTTGTCTCCTGTGTGTCCTACAAGTTGCTCTAAACATTTCCCTCCGTCTTGCTCTCTGTGagttttattaaattattacatCATATATTAATTAATATGAATTCATTTTCTAACAGCAGAGTTGAAGTTTGTCACTACAGGTGTTGCCATTTCCTGTGTGATACCATGGGTGTGTGGTTTGTTGCTGTATGACAgaattgtttgttttacagataCATTTAACttataaaaatacctacagCTTTATGGAAAGATTCATGTTATATGGAAATTCTGTGTTAAAATGAATTGTCTCTTTAGTTGTGAACATAATCTGATACTGTTGCAAATGATGTTAGCCCCTCCACCAGGGATTGATGccagttttaaaaatctgacTGAGGAGAGAGACGAGTTTAGGAGCATCAACCTTCGTAAGTACGAtgatgaaactactccaataaTTTGGATTTAATGGATCCAATACTGTGCATATAATACAGTGTTACAAGTGTTACATGTCATCAGAATAATCCCAGTTAAATCTTCTGCCAAGAGGACTGTTATGATGATCCACTGTTATTAATTTCACCTGTAAGTTATTGCTGGACATCTCACTCTAAAACCATGGGTATGAATATGTTGCTCTAACATCCTCCACAGggtaaatgaaaacaaccaatcagagccgaggagtctctaatgcagctgtcaatcatgtcagtcatgACTGGTGAAATGTTGTCAAACTTTCCAACTAAGCAGCGCGGATCGAATATGAATCAAgatcagaaacatatttagtgcagtgtttaactgtaaaatgagaaagtgacTGGAAACAGTTGAGCTGAAAACAAAGCACAGCCCAGGAGCTGgagcaaatttatttttttacagctaaacagtgcactaaaacttatgaaaaacatttgtggcaagaaataggcaatgcactgacagaatcttgattcataacTGCGGTCATGCATCGACAGTTTGACTGTAGatcacgagcagtgattgacatgattgacagctgcgttggagactcctcggctctgattggttgttttctgtgAGCCACGTAAGATTCTAACAAATGCCCTCAGAAGCACCATGAGGAGAAACCTGAGTAGATCATGTGTTTTATCTACTTCTGTGTGGATGTCGTGACAGTTACAAACTGTAGCTTTAACAACTAAATGTCATTAATAGATCAGTTTAATGTGGACATTCTGTTTGAAAGTAAACTTTCTTTTTAGTTGTGAACATTCTGTTGTAAGTGACGATAACCTCTCCACTAGGTATTGAGGAGAGTTATAAAACCCTGACTGAAGAGAGAGATGAGTTGAAGAGGAAGTTGAGTAACTTTGGTGAGTATGatatggaaataaaaaaacttaCATATCATGTGCATAATTGCTGAATAACTGGTGACGTCAGTTGGGGTGACAATACTTTACAGAATATGTGACATTCCAGGTTTTAATTCATCATTCATATTtaatataaaagtaaaaataactcCAAGTCACaattttcatccatccatccatccatccatccatccatccatccattttcacccGCTTATCAAGGCCGGGTCGCAGGGACatcaggccgagcaaagcatcCTAGAAATCCCTCTCCCTAGCAACTgcttcctgctcctcctgggAGACCTCAAGGccttcccaggccagatgggatatgtaatccctccagcatgtcctgggtctgccccggggcttcctaccagtgggacgtacccgaaacacctccagctGGAGGTGCCCAGGTGGTGCCCCGAAGGGCAAAATGTGGCAGGAGAAGATGCACCAGCAAAAGAGATGACCGTGGGCTTCAGCGGATTATCAAACAGAGAAGATTCAAGAATCTGGCAGAGATCCAGAAAGAGTGGAATGAGGCGGGAGTCACATCTTCAAAAACCACCACATTCAGACACATCCAGGAGATGGGCTACAACTGTCGGGTTCCTCGGGTCAAGCCACTTCTGAGCCTGAGCCAACGTAGGAAGCGTCTCAACTGGGCCAAGGAGAAGAAGGACTGGACTGTTGGCCAGTGGTCCAAGGTCCTCTTTTCCGATGAAAGTAAAGTGTGCCTTTCATTCGGGAATCAAGGTCCAAGGGTTTGGAGGAAGACAGGTGAGGAACAGAACCCAAGCTGCTTGAGGTCCAGTGTGAAATATCCACAGTCAGTCATGATTTGGGGTGCAATGTCTGGTGCAGGTGTTGGTAAACTCTGCTTTCTTAAATCCAAGGTCACCGCAACAGTCTACCAGAATGTTTTAGAGGACTTCATGATTCCTTCTGCTGAGGCTCTGTATGGAGATGCAGATTTCATCTTCCAGCAGGACCTGGCCCCTGCCCATACCGCCAGAAGCACCAAAACCTGGTTTGATGCCCATGCCATCACAGTGCTTAACTGGCCAGCCAACTCGCCGGACCtaaaccccattgagaatctatGGGGTATTATCAAGAGGAAAATGAGGGACACCAGACCCAAAAACAAAGAAGGGCTGACAGCAAGCATCAAGGAAATCTGGGCTTCCATAACTCCCAGGCAATGCCACAGGCTGATTGCCTCAATGCCACGGCGCATCGAGGCAGTGATTAAGGCAAAGGGATTCCCAACCAAGTATTGAAGATTTTTGAATTCCTGTTTTCGTGGATTTTATGAGCTGGAAGCccaaattatgtaaaaataaacaaataaatacttgAAATCGTTAAAATTGTGGGCCCTGAATCTATAATCTATGAAAGTTTAACTTTTTGAATGGAATTATGGAAATGAAATAACTTTTCCATGAAATTCTAATTTTTTGGAAAGGGTCTGTACCTGAACCCCCTCGCTTGAGGCactaactctcccccaacccagaGAGGGCAGTCCAGcggtttccaacagagaaccatggATACAGGGAACATAGTGAAAAACAACCACTACATTATAGTAGGTAAAGAGGCAACAGGATTTTTGACAGAGTAATAAATCGTCCGCATACAAGGATAGCCTATGTACCACACCCTCTCGTGTCACACCCTCAAAAGAGGTAGAAACACGTAGAGCTGCAGAGAGAGGTTCAATGGCCAGCGCGAACAGGAGAGGGGATAGGGGGCAGCCTAGAAGTGTGCCGTGTTCAAGAGCAAAATAACTTGAGCAGGTGTATATAGATATGCTCCACTTCGTGATAATAGTGGAGCCTCAGGATCAGCGGACAAGGTGGTTCCCCTTCAGTCGTACGTTGTCGGGGGGAACGATGACAACGGTCGATTAAGGGCTTATGTTTGAGGGAGAGCACATCGGTGAGCAGTTGAGCAGCAAACTCCCGGGGTCGTGGGCCGTCCTTTTACTTCTGGGACTCCTGTTACTGTATGTGGATGTTATTCCTGCATGATTGCCCTTCCAAATCCTTACACGTATCTGACAGCAGTTTCAGCTGTCAGGTCGGCCACCTGGGTCTGCAGCTGGGAGATGTCATCGGAGTGCTGGGTTGCATCTTTTTCAACTTCTTCAATGGTTTGGCTATGCACTAGCACTGGAGTTTTGATTGCTGCCattgctgtctgtgtgtctctcttcaTTGTTAAGATTTCGTTTTTTAGGTCAGCAATAACTGACCCAAAACGAGCATCAATTGTGGCACAaaagtcttttttattttgggcCATCACCTAGGGATGGACAATATATATCGTTAACGATAATATcgtcattgttgttttaacaaTGTGCAAATTTACGTTATCGAGTATGCAAAtgacttcacaaaaacaactgaaaacacatgTTGAAACCCCAcacattcactgaacaagagttACATAACTTGCGTGCAGCAGCACAACGCAGTACGCCTAGGTGGTCACATGATCTCTCACTGGCACCTTCCCGGCAGGTTAGCCTGCTGCTAAACAAACATTAGCAAGACAACATAGCAACACCGCCCACAGATGCTCCAGCAGCTTCGGAAGACGTGGGTCAGCTGTAGTGATAGGTCCCAGCCTGTCAGGTGGGAACTAAGGTCATGCTGTATTGTGTTGCAGGGGAACAATTAAAGGGTTGCTCAAGTACCTGAAGCCTGCGTGGTTCATGAGTGGTTTGCGGTTATACCAATAAATAACTAAACATGGTGTCAGAAGTAAAGTCAGACGCAAGCGTCAGTACTAGTGACTTAGTCTGCATAGGCCTATAGCGACATGCAAAAGTGTTTAGTTTTAGGTCAGGATAGTTTGCAGTACTGGAAGACCATCTACAGAGCTACCTAGCCTAGCCACAGTTAGCTGAACGAAGCGGCAACGTGGCACAGTTTCAAGTCTCCCCGCCGGAAAAGTTCACCTTCAAGGTTGAAGACTGGCCTAAATGGATTAAACGCTTCGACAGATTCCGCAGTGCTTCTGGATTGGAGATGCAAGCAGAAGAGAACCACAGGAATGTGATCTTTGAGAGAGCAAAGTTTAATCAGCAGCATCAAGAAACGGGCGAGACAGCTGACAGTTTAATTACGGCGCTGCACTGCCTGGCAGAGCACTGCTGTTATGGTGCTCTACATGATGAGATGGTGAGGGACAGGCTTGTGGTGAGTCTGCGGGACAAACGCCTGTCTGAACAGTTGCAAATGGACCTGGAATTGACGCTACGAAAGGCCGTCACCAGAGTCAAACAGAGTGAGCAGgtaaaaaagcagcaagaaatgttaagaacatttttcctttaaaacattGTGTCCATTAATATCATCCATGAGAAACAATTAACGAGCTATAACTCaggctgttaaaaacacatatttaaaagaatatcaTCTAATTATCGTTATcatcaaaatcccccaaaatatcgagatattattttttgtccatatcgcacACCTCTACCATCACCTCGCGAAGTGTTTTGAGAGCTGCAAGCACCTTATCAGCCACGATACTGCTCACTTCTCGGGTGTCCTCACTAGGTGGGGCTGGCGTCTCCCCCCGTCGCTGCACTCCTCATTGATTTAGGTTTCACCATAGTCAGTCACTCGGTCACTTGGGTTCCACAGACCATTAGGATTATTAAGTGAATGGCTGCAAGCTGGACAGATTTTAACTTGTTTACGgatgtttttaaaacaaaactgcGGAGCTAATGGGAGATGTGACTAGTCCCTCATCCTGCCAAACTGGAAGCCCcgcacaaatgtccactgggactcaacaatgaactgattaaagtTTGATGGTAAAAGGCCAAGGTGTGACCCTGTTTACATGTCATTCTTGTCAACGTGATATCtaaagaaggccttgaggaaatttcatcacattttgcaAGAATGTCCATTTGAAAGTCacaatgaactgattcgattttggCGGTCAAAGATCGAGGTCACTGGGACCTCAAAAAACTCTTTTATTCCttttggccataattcaagaattcatatgctaattattaaaaaaattcacaacaatttttttatgggataaaattatgaaatgatgacattttatatccaaaaggtcagaggtcagattcactgtgacatcataatattctgcaaaaatacttttctggccagtatttaacatcatatctcaggaacaggagaggagacatttggtcagatactgaattggtgacactaatcttaggtttccatcttgaaactgtgctgattgtagagATCTTCCGTGCTtccaggttgaagatgtgtgtcaAGCAGCCacgttttagaatatgtagcttctttgcagtaaCAACTAGATTTGATCCTGAatgctctgtttctgttttttcttttttttcaagtcAGGCTGACGTCTACGGAGCCCCTAAAgtccccaaaaaagaaaaaaaactatttcGAGCGCACGAGAAAAGCTAACTCGAGTGCACGAGATAAGCTAACTCAAGCGCACAAGATACTAAAACATGAGCTCGACATACAGACAGGTCACTGTCTGAGTCAGTACCATGGCTGTGTACTATTTATAGACAAGGTTACGTTACAGCGCAGCCAGGCAGCATTGGCTCTCTGCCAAGTTTTCCAGCGCATCTGCTTGAATATCAAACTGTATTTTGTGAATACAAACTATATGCTGATGTTGTAAATAGTACAGGCTATAAACAGTAAGCAACATCTAAAATGATCCTCACTAATAGCGAATAATGAATTATAATGTAGCCTAATAAATCTATACAGTGCGACCACTAGATAACTGCCGGCTGCTGTCCAGTACACAAGACACACTGGTCTCTGTGAGCTCGTACATCATTTCCAGTGCATACTGCCTAATAAGGTAGGTAGTAATTGTGTAGAACAATTACTGTAAAACACTTCTGGGGGGGGGAGGGGCGGGGGAAGCACGCACACTTATCaatgattaaggatttgatttgaagttattttataataacatagaggtataagagaactagaatgTTTTGctaagaaaatgaaactttgataactaaatcaagccatttaaggagCAATATAACGCTGTCTGCAGGGACGAACGGACTGCATGATGGGGTCAAATGGATcatgtgcataattaaccacaaaacaagcaaatacttcatcttaatgacatataacactcattatgcttcagctgaatcctctaagcaaatgaccatgttgaattgaaattagtttatcatgttaaatgtccgcaattgtatgaaattgctccaatgcCTTAACCAATCTTtgtgcataatcacacagcctggtatgccctggcaaacacagtgggactattttctgaaagcacagagcaaagaaatgtcttttttctcccccggtctgctgtcagcaggagcggcggctgcagcagggatttcagcaccacggacagcacACGTACAAAGACctgacaagcgtctcctttaaatgtgtttgctgctagagaaattatatataatacatgaagacagtgacatattttcaataaaagacAATGagttgaatgttcatttcaagcttttgtagtacaacgaatTTCGGAATTGTGCGAGTGACGGAGAGCGGGGGggagtgtttgatgcaggaaactcgatatggacttgaaaatcaatttcggagtgggggtggttcggaatggagggctgtcccctgttGGGACATTATGTGCGCACAGCCtttcaccacctggatcctaaaataaacacctgttttattacataatcatgcttctgTGTTGCGCCATTCAAAAAGCAAGAATTAcggtttaatactcttaattataacagccatgAGATACTAACTCAAGCGCACGAGATAAGCTAACTCGAGCGCATGAGATACTGAAACTTGCGCTCGACATACAATTATTTCCCACGCTGCAGTTAGTATCTCATGTGCACAAGAAACTATCTCGTGTGCACGagatagttttttttcttttttggggacTTTAGGGGCTCTGTAGACGTCACTTCGTGGCTAAAATTCCTCATCTTAAcaggatgtttttgtttgttttgggttttttggcTGCTTAAAGTGCACAAGTGCACAGGTAGTACAATTAGTTTTGCAGTgccctttttatttctttgttgaatactgagattttttttcttctatcaACAGCTCTCTATTCAAACCAAGGATGGGTGTATTTCAGTGGTAGTTTCTACTATATTTCTTCAATCAACAAAACCTGGCAAGACAGCAGAGACGACTGTGTGCGAAGAGGTGCAGACCTGATGATTATCAACAGCAAAGaggaacaggtgtgtgtgtgtgtgtatgtgtgtgtgtgtgtgtgtgtgtgtgtgtgtgcatgtgacagTGGTTATACATGTATAttatatgttttttgtttgttttgctttaatGACAAGGAATTCACAAGAAAATACCGACAGATAATGTGGATtggactgactgacagagagacagagggggtaTGGAAATGGGTGGATGGCACTCTGCTGACAACAAGGTACACACATCACTCTTTTATTCAAATTTAGACATAACAGTACCTAAGCTGACAATTTCACTGTCAATAAAACATGATTTTCAATGATTGCTTTTACTTTAACTTAGTCACATTCTGTTTATTGATGTTTATTAAATGATTGTTCGTGTTCTTTATGAAAAgcatatttgttttttcatttcagcTTCTGGCACTCCGGGGAACCAAACAATTATGAAGGCACAAACGAAGACTGTGTGGCAGTAAACTACCATGATTACAAAAACAGCTGGAATGATTTAGAATGTGTAATTAAAAACTTCTGGATCTGTGAAAAGAAAATGACTCTGTAAATCtggacacaaacaaaccaatgtTGTTACATCGtaaaacagatttattttcaattgtgatttgtaattaattaaaggcacaaacatgttttgattTGGGCCAGCTGTAGAAAATGTTCACATCATTTGACTAAAAAAATATCAGTCAAGGAGGTTGATTattgattacattacattataatgcTTGAAGATCATTTGGAATGATGGTTTGTGAATTATTGCATGTGATTATTATCAAATTCTAGGCTAGCAAGAGTA
This region includes:
- the LOC144461835 gene encoding uncharacterized protein LOC144461835, with amino-acid sequence MAVYENASEITVEMMNLSDASARTAASKSHSDEDGTTVPGGKLLRCVAVSFCLLCVLQVALNISLRLALSPPPGIDASFKNLTEERDEFRSINLRIEESYKTLTEERDELKRKLSNFALYSNQGWVYFSGSFYYISSINKTWQDSRDDCVRRGADLMIINSKEEQEFTRKYRQIMWIGLTDRETEGVWKWVDGTLLTTSFWHSGEPNNYEGTNEDCVAVNYHDYKNSWNDLECVIKNFWICEKKMTL